One stretch of Emys orbicularis isolate rEmyOrb1 chromosome 5, rEmyOrb1.hap1, whole genome shotgun sequence DNA includes these proteins:
- the RASL11B gene encoding ras-like protein family member 11B yields the protein MRLVQNMCTIAEYPQAGSASGDGCSGGSSGRPRLIKIAVVGASGVGKTALVVRFLTKRFIGDYERNAGNLYSRQIQIDGEMLAIQVQDTPGIQIHEHNLDCNEQLNRCIRWADAVVIVFSITDYKSYELLSHLHQQVRQLHPGNRVPVVIVANKADLLHIKEVEPQNGLQLANMLGCTFYEVSVSENYNDVFNAFHVLCKEVSKQQITSTPEKRRTSLIPRPKSPNMQDLKRRFKQALSAKVRTVTSV from the exons ATGCGCCTTGTCCAGAACATGTGCACCATCGCCGAGTACCCCCAGGCCGGCAGCGCCAGCGGAGACGGCTGCAGCGGGGGTTCCTCCGGCCGCCCCCGCCTCATCAAGATCGCGGTGGTGGGAGCCAGCGGCGTGGGCAAAACCG CCCTGGTGGTGCGATTCCTCACAAAACGCTTCATCGGAGACTACGAGAGAAACGCAG gtAACCTTTATAGCAGACAGATCCAAATAGATGGAGAGATGCTTGCTATTCAAGTGCAAGATACACCAGGCATTCAG ATCCATGAACACAATCTGGACTGTAATGAACAGTTGAACAGATGCATTCGATGGGCGGATGCTGTTGTGATTGTTTTCTCCATCACAGATTATAAGAGCTATGAACTACTTAGTCACCTTCACCAGCAAGTTCGACAGTTACACCCAGGAAACAGAGTTCCTGTTGTCATTGTAGCAAACAAAGCTGATCTCCTACATATTAAAGAGGTGGAGCCACAGAATGGACTTCAACTGGCGAACATGCTAGGTTGTACTTTTTATGAAGTGTCTGTCAGTGAGAACTACAATGATGTCTTCAATGCCTTCCATGTCCTGTGTAAAGAAGTTAGTAAACAACAAATAACTAGCACCCCTGAGAAGAGAAGAACCTCTCTTATCCCAAGGCCAAAGTCGCCAAACATGCAGGATCTAAAGAGAAGGTTTAAGCAAGCTTTGTCTGCTAAAGTTAGGACTGTCACTTCTGTCTGA